Proteins encoded by one window of Salvia splendens isolate huo1 chromosome 14, SspV2, whole genome shotgun sequence:
- the LOC121765025 gene encoding F-box/kelch-repeat protein SKIP25-like: protein MLINHSHTSFPTRAETASMESAKKHCKNKDIAIDGNNLQTEPVLIPGLPNHLASLCLANLPPSLLYRVCISWRRFIYSPNFPPFYSLYALLAPTSPAPDSACQFHSASFFCFDPVAWKWRSLPSPPTSGAPLCMLSRHPSYISRILPVQSITASGHLLLIAANTHNFLPALSHPLVFNPLSSKWSFGPPFTSPRRWCVTGSMDSSVYVASGTGAQYQRDVARSLERWDMSKKEAEWMWETRTACKDAKFSREAIEAIGYRGKLCMVNIKGRALKEGAVYNISMNKWEQMPRGMLGGWTGPAAMDDQVMYVVDQETGSLSRYDPENDCWEEFVGPSNHLKGAQHISAGRGKVCAVSADGAKIFVVDVSASAIARPRNFWILEPPEGMEVIAVHILPRMSIHQSSC from the coding sequence ATGCTCATCAATCATTCTCATACAAGCTTTCCCACAAGAGCAGAAACAGCCTCCATGGAATCTGCAAAGAAGCACTGCAAAAACAAAGACATCGCCATCGATGGGAACAACTTGCAAACCGAGCCTGTCCTAATCCCCGGCTTGCCAAACCATCTAGCCTCCCTTTGTCTTGCAAATCTCCCACCTTCCCTCCTTTACCGAGTCTGCATTTCATGGCGCCGCTTCATCTATTCTCCCAACTTCCCTCCATTCTACTCTCTTTACGCTCTTCTAGCACCGACCTCCCCTGCACCCGACTCTGCATGCCAATTCCACTCGGCTAGTTTCTTCTGCTTCGACCCCGTTGCATGGAAGTGGAGATCCCTTCCAAGCCCTCCCACTTCTGGTGCACCTCTCTGCATGCTAAGCCGGCATCCTTCTTACATATCAAGGATTCTTCCAGTTCAATCTATAACGGCATCAGGCCATCTACTTCTTATAGCTGCCAACACTCACAATTTTCTCCCAGCACTTAGCCATCCATTAGTATTCAACCCTCTTTCCAGCAAGTGGAGCTTTGGGCCTCCGTTTACCTCCCCTAGGCGTTGGTGCGTCACTGGCTCAATGGACAGCTCAGTGTACGTGGCAAGTGGGACGGGCGCACAGTACCAACGAGATGTGGCAAGATCTCTTGAGAGATGGGACATGTCAAAGAAGGAAGCAGAGTGGATGTGGGAGACGAGGACAGCGTGTAAAGATGCAAAGTTTAGTAGAGAAGCCATTGAAGCGATCGGGTACAGAGGGAAACTCTGCATGGTAAACATAAAGGGGAGAGCGCTAAAAGAGGGCGCAGTGTACAACATTTCGATGAATAAATGGGAGCAAATGCCGAGGGGGATGCTTGGGGGATGGACTGGACCAGCAGCCATGGACGACCAAGTTATGTACGTGGTAGATCAGGAAACTGGAAGCCTGAGCAGATATGATCCTGAAAATGATTGCTGGGAAGAGTTTGTTGGGCCTTCGAACCACCTGAAAGGGGCTCAGCATATATCTGCAGGCCGTGGCAAAGTTTGCGCTGTTTCAGCTGATGGCGCCAAGATTTTTGTGGTGGATGTTTCGGCATCTGCAATCGCAAGGCCTCGTAACTTTTGGATATTGGAGCCACCAGAAGGTATGGAAGTCATTGCAGTCCACATATTACCAAGGATGAGCATTCATCAGTCTAGTTGTTGA